A region of Oryctolagus cuniculus chromosome 3, mOryCun1.1, whole genome shotgun sequence DNA encodes the following proteins:
- the FKBP7 gene encoding peptidyl-prolyl cis-trans isomerase FKBP7 isoform X2: protein MRDLFRLAVFFCLWSFSTAQGQKKEESTEDVKIEVLHRPENCSKTSKKGDLLNAHYDGYLAKDGSKFYCSRTQNEGHPKWFVLGVGQVIKGLDIAMMDMCPGEKRKVIIPPSFAYGKEGYEGKIPPDATLIFEIELYAVTKGPRSIETFKQVDTDNDRQLSRIEAEWTVRKRDREKGLPSPLVHPPMAAAAGAPR, encoded by the exons ATGCGTGACTTGTTCAGATTAGCCGTTTTCTTTTGTCTGTGGAGCTTTTCCACTGCTCAGGGGcaaaagaaagaggagagcaCAGAGGATGTGAAAATAGAAGTTTTGCATCGTCCAGAAAACTGCTCTAAGACAAGCAAGAAGGGAGACCTGCTAAATGCCCATTATGATGGCTACTTGGCTAAAGACGGCTCAAAATTCTACTGCAG CCGGACACAAAATGAAGGCCACCCCAAATGGTTTGTTCTTGGTGTTGGGCAAGTCATTAAAGGCCTAGACATTGCTATGATGGATATGTGCcctggagagaagaggaaagtgaTTATACCCCCTTCTTTTGCATATGGAAAGGAAGGCTATG AAGGCAAGATCCCACCTGATGCAACATTGATCTTTGAGATTGAACTTTATGCTGTGACCAAAGGACCACGGAGCATTGAAACATTTAAGCAGGTGGACACAGACAATGACCGACAACTCTCGAGAATTGAG gcagagtggacagtgagaaagagagacagagagaaaggtcttccttcgccattggttcaccctccaatggccgctgcggccggtgcaccacgctga
- the FKBP7 gene encoding peptidyl-prolyl cis-trans isomerase FKBP7 isoform X3 — protein sequence MRDLFRLAVFFCLWSFSTAQGQKKEESTEDVKIEVLHRPENCSKTSKKGDLLNAHYDGYLAKDGSKFYCSRTQNEGHPKWFVLGVGQVIKGLDIAMMDMCPGEKRKVIIPPSFAYGKEGYGKVFFSSF from the exons ATGCGTGACTTGTTCAGATTAGCCGTTTTCTTTTGTCTGTGGAGCTTTTCCACTGCTCAGGGGcaaaagaaagaggagagcaCAGAGGATGTGAAAATAGAAGTTTTGCATCGTCCAGAAAACTGCTCTAAGACAAGCAAGAAGGGAGACCTGCTAAATGCCCATTATGATGGCTACTTGGCTAAAGACGGCTCAAAATTCTACTGCAG CCGGACACAAAATGAAGGCCACCCCAAATGGTTTGTTCTTGGTGTTGGGCAAGTCATTAAAGGCCTAGACATTGCTATGATGGATATGTGCcctggagagaagaggaaagtgaTTATACCCCCTTCTTTTGCATATGGAAAGGAAGGCTATGGTAAggtgtttttttcctctttttag
- the FKBP7 gene encoding peptidyl-prolyl cis-trans isomerase FKBP7 isoform X1, translating to MRDLFRLAVFFCLWSFSTAQGQKKEESTEDVKIEVLHRPENCSKTSKKGDLLNAHYDGYLAKDGSKFYCSRTQNEGHPKWFVLGVGQVIKGLDIAMMDMCPGEKRKVIIPPSFAYGKEGYEGKIPPDATLIFEIELYAVTKGPRSIETFKQVDTDNDRQLSRIEISHYLKKEFEKDEKPRDESYQNAVLEDIFKKNDHDGDGFISPKEYNVYQHDEL from the exons ATGCGTGACTTGTTCAGATTAGCCGTTTTCTTTTGTCTGTGGAGCTTTTCCACTGCTCAGGGGcaaaagaaagaggagagcaCAGAGGATGTGAAAATAGAAGTTTTGCATCGTCCAGAAAACTGCTCTAAGACAAGCAAGAAGGGAGACCTGCTAAATGCCCATTATGATGGCTACTTGGCTAAAGACGGCTCAAAATTCTACTGCAG CCGGACACAAAATGAAGGCCACCCCAAATGGTTTGTTCTTGGTGTTGGGCAAGTCATTAAAGGCCTAGACATTGCTATGATGGATATGTGCcctggagagaagaggaaagtgaTTATACCCCCTTCTTTTGCATATGGAAAGGAAGGCTATG AAGGCAAGATCCCACCTGATGCAACATTGATCTTTGAGATTGAACTTTATGCTGTGACCAAAGGACCACGGAGCATTGAAACATTTAAGCAGGTGGACACAGACAATGACCGACAACTCTCGAGAATTGAG ATAAGTCATTACttgaaaaaagaatttgagaaagATGAGAAGCCACGTGACGAGTCCTATCAAAATGCAGTCTTAGAAGACATTTTTAAGAAGAATGACCACGACGGCGATGGCTTCATTTCTCCCAAGGAATACAATGTATACCAACATGATGAACTATAG
- the PJVK gene encoding pejvakin isoform X2, with amino-acid sequence MFAAATKSFVKQVGDGGRLVPVPSLSEADKYQPLSLVVKKKRCFLFPRYKFTSTPFTLKDILLGDREISAGISSYQLLNYEDESDLSLYGRRGNHIVNDVGINVAGSDSIAVKASFGVVTKHEVEVSTLLKEITTRKINFDHSLIRQSRSNRKAVLCVVMESIRTTRQCSLSVHAGIRGEAMRFHFMDEQNPKGREKAIVFPAHTTIAFSVSELFIYLDGAFDLCVTSVSKGGFEREETATFALLYRLRNILFERNRRVMDAISRSQLYLDDLFSDYYDKPLSMTDISLKEGTHIRVNLLNHNIPKGPCILCGMGNLKRETVYGCFQCSVDGQKQLNLWNLPDLGLFEPPKL; translated from the exons ATGTTTGCTGCTGCCACCAAGAGCTTTGTCAAGCAAGTTGGAGATGGAGGGAGATTAGTGCCCGTTCCCAGCCTCAGTGAAGCTGACAAATACCAGCCTTTAAGTCTGGTGGTGAAAAAGAAGAGATGCTTTCTGTTTCCTAGATATAAATTTACCTCAACACCATTTACACTGAAAGATATTCTTCTAGGAGACAGAGAAATTTCAGCTG GCATTTCATCTTATCAGTTACTGAATTATGAAGATGAgtcagatctttctctctatggAAGGCGAGGGAACCATATTGTAAACGACGTTGGGATTAATGTTGCTGGGTCAGATTCCATCGCTGTAAAAGCTTCATTTGGTGTAGTAACCAAACATGAAGTAGAAGTATCAACATTACTCAAGGAAATTACTACACG aaaaattaattttgatcaCAGTTTGATCCGTCAGTCAAGGAGCAACAGAAAGGCGGTATTATGTGTGGTTATGGAAAGCATTCGAACCACACGACAGTGCTCTCTGTCGGTGCATGCTGGAATTCGAGGGGAAGCAATGCGG TTTCACTTTATGGATGAACAGAATCCCAAGGGAAGAGAAAAAGCTATTGTGTTTCCAGCACATACAACTATAGCTTTCAGTGTTTCTGAGCTCTTTATTTACCTGGATGGTGCCTTTG ACCTTTGTGTCACTTCAGTGTCAAAAGGAGGatttgaaagagaagaaacagcCACGTTTGCACTGCTCTACAGATTgagaaatatactgtttgaaagAA ATAGAAGAGTGATGGATGCCATTTCTCGTTCACAGCTTTACTTGGATGACCTTTTTTCTGACTACTATGACAAACCTCTCAGCATGACTGATATTTCACTCAAAGAAGGAACTCATATCCGAGTTAACTTGCTTAATCACAACATTCCAAAAGGGCCTTGCATACTCTGCGGAATGGGGAACTTAAAAAGGGAGACGGTTTATGGGTGCTTTCAGTGTTCTGTCGATGGGCAGAA ACAGCTAAACCTATGGAacctgcctgatcttggactgtttgagcctccaaaactgtga
- the PJVK gene encoding pejvakin isoform X1 produces MFAAATKSFVKQVGDGGRLVPVPSLSEADKYQPLSLVVKKKRCFLFPRYKFTSTPFTLKDILLGDREISAGISSYQLLNYEDESDLSLYGRRGNHIVNDVGINVAGSDSIAVKASFGVVTKHEVEVSTLLKEITTRKINFDHSLIRQSRSNRKAVLCVVMESIRTTRQCSLSVHAGIRGEAMRFHFMDEQNPKGREKAIVFPAHTTIAFSVSELFIYLDGAFDLCVTSVSKGGFEREETATFALLYRLRNILFERNRRVMDAISRSQLYLDDLFSDYYDKPLSMTDISLKEGTHIRVNLLNHNIPKGPCILCGMGNLKRETVYGCFQCSVDGQKYVRLHAVPCFDIWHKRMK; encoded by the exons ATGTTTGCTGCTGCCACCAAGAGCTTTGTCAAGCAAGTTGGAGATGGAGGGAGATTAGTGCCCGTTCCCAGCCTCAGTGAAGCTGACAAATACCAGCCTTTAAGTCTGGTGGTGAAAAAGAAGAGATGCTTTCTGTTTCCTAGATATAAATTTACCTCAACACCATTTACACTGAAAGATATTCTTCTAGGAGACAGAGAAATTTCAGCTG GCATTTCATCTTATCAGTTACTGAATTATGAAGATGAgtcagatctttctctctatggAAGGCGAGGGAACCATATTGTAAACGACGTTGGGATTAATGTTGCTGGGTCAGATTCCATCGCTGTAAAAGCTTCATTTGGTGTAGTAACCAAACATGAAGTAGAAGTATCAACATTACTCAAGGAAATTACTACACG aaaaattaattttgatcaCAGTTTGATCCGTCAGTCAAGGAGCAACAGAAAGGCGGTATTATGTGTGGTTATGGAAAGCATTCGAACCACACGACAGTGCTCTCTGTCGGTGCATGCTGGAATTCGAGGGGAAGCAATGCGG TTTCACTTTATGGATGAACAGAATCCCAAGGGAAGAGAAAAAGCTATTGTGTTTCCAGCACATACAACTATAGCTTTCAGTGTTTCTGAGCTCTTTATTTACCTGGATGGTGCCTTTG ACCTTTGTGTCACTTCAGTGTCAAAAGGAGGatttgaaagagaagaaacagcCACGTTTGCACTGCTCTACAGATTgagaaatatactgtttgaaagAA ATAGAAGAGTGATGGATGCCATTTCTCGTTCACAGCTTTACTTGGATGACCTTTTTTCTGACTACTATGACAAACCTCTCAGCATGACTGATATTTCACTCAAAGAAGGAACTCATATCCGAGTTAACTTGCTTAATCACAACATTCCAAAAGGGCCTTGCATACTCTGCGGAATGGGGAACTTAAAAAGGGAGACGGTTTATGGGTGCTTTCAGTGTTCTGTCGATGGGCAGAAGTATGTGAGACTTCATGCAGTCCCTTGTTTTGATATTTGGCataagagaatgaaataa